From the Gramella sp. Hel_I_59 genome, one window contains:
- a CDS encoding BRCT domain-containing protein encodes MNSLGTLVVIILVSAIGIYFLLKSANNDSYKEKSKKPVSPKKYDSSKNIIYTKQSPRKDHRKFTSRAEADKAVNSLRGILEGILMDQKVTKGEINELNKWCVHNQGLGHMNPFKDFLHTIQHRILTESDKLDTLEDIYWLSQQYQENNIYYNAVTSDMQTLQGICHGIISDGVIEDLEVIELYGWIEKNKHLSEIYPYAELYKLLSDILDDGVIDDEEIKSIKSFFQEFVELNDKKLMSTIKEDTTGISFSKINPIEIKEPIHGKWVCITGELNKGTKETLYSRVERNGGVRKNNVSNKLNYLIIGGAGSPAWTFASYGRKVEDVISRQKKGHDIKIIKENDFYEYLERTGS; translated from the coding sequence ATGAACTCCTTGGGGACGCTTGTCGTTATTATATTGGTTTCTGCTATTGGGATTTATTTTTTACTGAAGTCAGCTAACAATGATTCTTATAAAGAAAAATCTAAGAAGCCGGTTTCGCCCAAAAAATATGATAGTTCTAAAAACATTATTTATACCAAGCAATCTCCTAGGAAAGATCATCGAAAATTTACATCAAGAGCAGAAGCGGACAAAGCAGTAAATAGTCTGAGAGGAATTTTGGAGGGTATACTCATGGACCAAAAGGTGACCAAAGGCGAAATAAATGAGCTTAATAAATGGTGTGTACATAATCAGGGTCTTGGTCACATGAATCCTTTTAAAGATTTCTTGCACACCATACAACATCGTATTTTAACCGAATCGGACAAATTAGATACCCTGGAAGATATTTATTGGCTCTCACAACAATACCAGGAGAATAATATTTATTACAATGCTGTTACTTCAGATATGCAAACACTGCAAGGTATTTGCCATGGTATTATATCTGATGGAGTTATAGAAGATCTTGAGGTTATAGAATTGTATGGATGGATTGAAAAGAATAAACACCTTTCGGAAATATATCCATACGCCGAATTATACAAACTTCTTTCTGATATCTTGGATGATGGAGTGATCGATGATGAAGAAATTAAATCTATAAAATCTTTTTTTCAAGAATTTGTAGAGCTTAATGATAAGAAATTGATGTCTACAATAAAAGAAGACACAACGGGCATTTCCTTCAGCAAGATCAATCCTATCGAAATAAAAGAACCGATACATGGGAAATGGGTCTGCATTACTGGAGAACTCAATAAAGGCACTAAGGAAACTTTGTATTCTCGTGTCGAGCGTAATGGTGGAGTTCGAAAAAACAATGTTTCAAATAAATTAAACTATTTAATAATTGGTGGAGCTGGAAGTCCTGCCTGGACGTTTGCATCTTATGGGCGAAAAGTTGAGGATGTTATATCTAGGCAAAAAAAAGGTCATGATATCAAGATAATTAAAGAGAATGATTTTTATGAATATTTGGAAAGAACAGGTTCGTAA
- a CDS encoding ATP-binding cassette domain-containing protein, which produces MRILQARNIHKTYADKILNDLNFQCKTGEIIGIFGRNGTGKSTFLKILFGKIKPDQGSIYLNERELTSSSIISEKLIAYLPQDSFLPKNAKVQDIIPFFHPDGEAQDRIFYAKGVGNFASRKIKELAIGQRRYLELLLLGNLDHPFLLLDEPFSMVEPLYKERIIEFITNLKARKGIIITDHYYQDVLNVASKNFLLKNGNLVSISSEADLLAEGYLKA; this is translated from the coding sequence TTGAGAATTCTTCAAGCCCGAAATATTCACAAAACCTATGCAGATAAAATTCTGAATGATTTGAATTTTCAATGTAAAACAGGTGAAATTATCGGAATCTTCGGTAGAAATGGTACTGGAAAATCTACCTTTTTAAAAATTCTCTTCGGAAAAATAAAACCTGATCAGGGCAGTATTTATCTTAATGAACGGGAACTGACATCATCCTCCATCATTTCAGAAAAATTGATTGCTTATTTGCCGCAGGATAGTTTTCTTCCGAAGAATGCAAAAGTGCAGGATATTATTCCTTTTTTTCACCCAGACGGAGAGGCTCAGGATCGCATATTTTATGCTAAAGGAGTAGGGAATTTTGCTTCCAGAAAGATTAAAGAACTAGCCATTGGCCAGCGAAGGTATCTTGAATTACTTCTTTTGGGCAATCTTGACCATCCATTTTTACTACTGGATGAACCATTTTCTATGGTTGAACCTCTGTATAAAGAGCGCATTATAGAGTTTATTACAAACCTGAAAGCTAGAAAAGGTATTATCATCACAGATCACTATTATCAGGATGTTCTGAATGTCGCCTCTAAAAATTTTCTTCTGAAAAATGGGAATTTAGTCAGCATTTCTTCTGAAGCCGATCTGCTTGCCGAGGGTTACCTGAAGGCGTAA
- a CDS encoding LLM class flavin-dependent oxidoreductase → MTKHINYSILDLAVVGQDISHSQVFKNTVDLAQQGEELGYKRLWLAEHHNMVSIASSATTVLMSHVAAKTESIRIGSGGIMLPNHSPLIVAEQFGTLGSLYPDRIDMGLGRAPGTDQVTAHAIRSDRMNSVFKFPHEIDEIQRYFKNNLKSTKVRATVAEGVNVPMYILGSSTDSAHVAAEKGLPYVFASHFAPGQLFEAMEIYYREFQPSAYLEKPYTIAGINVTAAETKEEAEKLSTSSLRMMVGVLTGNLDYLQKPVEMDAELREVRDNPALQRMLKYSFVGDKQHIKQKTEEFLKDTGVDEVIVASHIYYQEDRLKSYRIFSEVMQEINS, encoded by the coding sequence ATGACCAAACATATAAATTACTCTATTCTGGATCTTGCAGTTGTAGGCCAGGATATTTCACATTCTCAGGTTTTCAAAAATACCGTAGACCTTGCTCAGCAGGGAGAAGAACTGGGGTATAAAAGACTCTGGCTCGCTGAGCATCATAATATGGTGAGTATCGCGAGCTCTGCAACAACCGTCCTTATGAGCCATGTCGCGGCTAAAACTGAGAGCATTCGTATTGGAAGTGGAGGAATTATGTTGCCAAATCACTCTCCGTTAATTGTTGCTGAACAGTTTGGGACTTTAGGGTCGCTATATCCAGACAGGATCGATATGGGACTTGGCCGGGCTCCGGGAACAGATCAGGTAACTGCGCACGCGATTCGAAGTGATCGCATGAATTCTGTTTTTAAATTCCCGCATGAGATTGATGAAATTCAGCGATACTTTAAGAATAACTTAAAATCTACAAAAGTGAGAGCGACGGTTGCCGAAGGGGTTAACGTACCCATGTATATTTTAGGCTCGAGCACAGATAGTGCGCATGTAGCAGCAGAAAAAGGACTTCCCTATGTTTTCGCCAGTCATTTTGCACCAGGACAGTTATTTGAGGCAATGGAAATTTATTACAGGGAATTTCAGCCTTCAGCATATCTTGAAAAGCCTTATACTATTGCAGGGATCAATGTGACCGCCGCAGAGACCAAAGAAGAAGCCGAAAAACTTTCTACAAGTTCGCTTAGAATGATGGTAGGTGTACTTACAGGGAATCTGGACTATTTGCAAAAACCGGTTGAAATGGATGCTGAATTACGTGAAGTTCGCGACAATCCCGCTTTACAAAGAATGCTGAAATATTCTTTTGTAGGGGACAAACAGCACATCAAGCAAAAAACTGAAGAATTTCTGAAGGATACCGGGGTTGATGAGGTTATAGTCGCTTCTCATATCTACTATCAGGAAGATAGACTTAAGTCGTACCGCATTTTTTCAGAAGTGATGCAGGAGATCAATTCCTAA
- the katG gene encoding catalase/peroxidase HPI, whose amino-acid sequence MGKNHSGSDDNHKVWEVNESSKCPFMGGALKNSAGNGTSNRDWWPNQLNLNILKQHSTLTDPMDDDFNYAEEFKSLDLAAVKQDLYDLMTDSQDWWPADYGHYGPFFIRMAWHSAGTYRIGDGRGGAGSGQQRFAPLNSWPDNANLDKARLLLWPIKKKYGRKLSWADLLVLAGNCAHESMGLPMFGFAGGREDVWEPENDVYWGSESEWLDNEERYAEGDLESPLGAAHMGLIYVNPEGHNGNPDPVESAGYIRDTFGRMAMNDYETVALIAGGHTFGKTHGAADPEKYVEAEPAAAGIEMQSMGWQNTYNSGKGADTITSGIEGAWTDTPTKWSNTYFENLFKYDWECIKGPGGAYQWQPKDNAGAGTVPDAHDPDKKHAPFMLTTDLSLKMDPEYEKISRHFLENPEEFADAYSRAWFKLTHRDMGPIERYLGPEVPQEELLWQDPIPKVEHEIINNQDVESLKSKILDSGLSTAALVSAAWASASTFRGSDKRGGANGARVRLAPQKGWEVNNPPQLGKVIQTLEGIQSDFNDSQDSKKVSIADLIVLAGCAAVEKAAKDAGHDVKVPFTPGRADATQEKTDVEAFEPLEPNADGFRNYFGNRDNISASAEALLIDRAQLLTLTAPEMTVLVGGMRSIGANYDGSKHGVFTDRPGQLTNDFFKNILDFGVTWKATSEDDQFFEGRDRRTGDVKYTGSRVDLIFGSNSELRALAEVYATDDVEAKFVKDFVKAWDKVMNLDRYDLKA is encoded by the coding sequence ATGGGAAAAAATCATTCTGGAAGCGACGATAATCACAAGGTTTGGGAAGTCAATGAATCCAGTAAATGTCCATTTATGGGTGGAGCTCTAAAGAACTCTGCCGGTAATGGGACATCCAACCGGGACTGGTGGCCAAATCAGCTAAACCTCAATATATTAAAACAGCATTCTACATTAACCGATCCTATGGACGATGACTTTAACTATGCTGAAGAATTTAAAAGTCTTGATCTGGCTGCGGTAAAGCAGGATCTTTATGATCTAATGACCGACTCCCAGGACTGGTGGCCGGCAGATTACGGCCATTACGGACCTTTCTTTATACGTATGGCCTGGCATAGTGCCGGTACATACAGGATTGGAGATGGTCGTGGAGGAGCTGGTTCTGGACAACAAAGATTTGCTCCGCTAAATAGCTGGCCAGATAACGCGAACCTGGATAAGGCGAGATTACTACTATGGCCAATTAAAAAGAAATATGGTAGAAAACTGTCCTGGGCAGATCTACTGGTATTAGCCGGGAACTGTGCTCATGAATCTATGGGCTTGCCAATGTTTGGTTTTGCTGGTGGTCGTGAAGACGTATGGGAACCAGAAAACGATGTTTACTGGGGATCTGAAAGCGAATGGTTGGATAATGAAGAAAGATATGCTGAAGGCGATCTTGAAAGTCCGCTTGGAGCAGCGCATATGGGATTAATTTATGTAAATCCTGAAGGACATAACGGGAATCCAGATCCGGTAGAGTCGGCTGGCTATATTCGTGATACCTTCGGAAGAATGGCGATGAACGATTACGAAACTGTTGCCTTGATCGCAGGTGGTCACACCTTCGGAAAAACTCACGGTGCTGCAGATCCTGAAAAATATGTGGAAGCTGAACCAGCTGCTGCAGGGATAGAAATGCAGAGTATGGGATGGCAAAATACCTACAATTCTGGAAAAGGGGCCGATACGATTACTAGTGGTATTGAGGGAGCCTGGACAGATACTCCTACAAAATGGAGTAATACGTACTTCGAAAATCTATTCAAGTACGATTGGGAATGTATTAAAGGGCCTGGAGGAGCATACCAATGGCAGCCAAAAGATAATGCCGGAGCGGGAACTGTTCCAGATGCGCATGACCCAGATAAAAAACATGCACCTTTTATGTTGACGACAGATCTTTCTTTAAAGATGGATCCAGAATATGAAAAGATCTCCAGACATTTTCTTGAAAACCCTGAAGAGTTTGCAGATGCTTATTCCCGTGCGTGGTTTAAACTAACACACCGTGATATGGGACCTATCGAAAGATATTTAGGGCCAGAAGTTCCACAGGAGGAACTGTTATGGCAGGATCCTATTCCAAAAGTTGAACATGAGATCATCAACAATCAGGATGTGGAAAGCTTAAAATCTAAAATCCTTGATAGCGGACTTTCTACTGCAGCGCTTGTTTCTGCTGCATGGGCTTCGGCTTCGACTTTTAGAGGTTCCGATAAACGTGGTGGTGCCAATGGTGCACGGGTACGTTTAGCTCCACAAAAAGGATGGGAAGTGAATAATCCGCCGCAATTAGGCAAAGTGATCCAGACGTTGGAAGGAATTCAGTCAGATTTCAACGATTCACAGGATTCTAAAAAAGTATCTATTGCAGATCTTATCGTGCTTGCTGGTTGTGCAGCAGTTGAGAAAGCAGCTAAAGATGCAGGACATGATGTAAAAGTGCCATTTACTCCGGGACGTGCAGATGCCACCCAGGAAAAGACCGATGTAGAAGCATTTGAACCACTGGAGCCTAATGCAGATGGTTTTAGAAATTACTTCGGAAACAGGGATAACATCTCAGCTTCAGCTGAAGCATTGTTGATCGATAGAGCACAATTGCTAACTCTAACTGCCCCTGAAATGACAGTTCTGGTTGGAGGAATGAGATCTATTGGTGCCAATTATGATGGTTCCAAACATGGAGTTTTCACAGACAGACCGGGACAATTAACGAACGATTTCTTTAAGAATATTCTTGATTTTGGAGTAACCTGGAAGGCAACTTCAGAAGATGATCAATTCTTTGAAGGAAGAGATAGAAGAACTGGTGATGTGAAATATACCGGAAGCAGAGTGGATCTCATCTTTGGATCAAATTCAGAATTAAGAGCACTGGCTGAGGTTTATGCAACAGATGATGTTGAAGCGAAATTTGTAAAAGATTTTGTGAAGGCCTGGGATAAGGTAATGAACCTGGATCGTTACGATCTCAAGGCTTAA
- a CDS encoding lactoylglutathione lyase family protein, with protein sequence MKKENAYPRSFSHIGITVPDLQKAVDFYSVVMGWYTIMQPAKVEKDPDTAIGQMCIDVFGNDWEEFEIAHMSTSDGVGIELFSFSKGKKEAPEFNPFNTGLFHFCVQDPDIEGLIEKIVANGGKQRMPIRKYYPEEKPFKMCYVEDPFGIVFEIYTHSYELTYSSGAYSE encoded by the coding sequence ATGAAAAAAGAAAACGCTTATCCAAGATCATTTTCACATATTGGAATCACCGTTCCAGACCTTCAGAAAGCTGTAGATTTTTATTCTGTAGTAATGGGATGGTACACGATCATGCAGCCGGCGAAGGTAGAGAAAGACCCTGATACTGCTATTGGCCAGATGTGTATCGATGTATTTGGAAACGACTGGGAAGAATTTGAAATCGCACATATGTCTACCTCAGATGGTGTTGGAATCGAGTTATTTTCATTTTCTAAGGGCAAAAAAGAAGCGCCAGAATTCAACCCATTTAACACAGGATTGTTTCATTTCTGTGTACAGGATCCTGACATTGAAGGTCTAATTGAAAAAATTGTGGCCAATGGTGGTAAACAGCGAATGCCCATTAGAAAATATTATCCAGAAGAAAAACCTTTTAAAATGTGTTATGTCGAAGATCCTTTTGGGATCGTATTCGAAATTTATACACACAGCTACGAGCTCACCTATTCTTCTGGTGCCTATTCAGAATAG
- a CDS encoding SRPBCC domain-containing protein, with translation MASEGKIEIESKINAKLDQVWEYWTKPEHITKWNKASEDWLCPNAENDLKEGGKFKYRMESEDGKVGFDFAGTYKEVKEKEKLTYELEDGRNAEVKFSEEDGTVMIKETLDTEDENPVEQQEQGWKSILESFKAYAEEQS, from the coding sequence ATGGCTTCAGAAGGAAAGATTGAAATTGAGAGTAAGATAAATGCAAAACTAGACCAGGTTTGGGAATATTGGACTAAACCCGAACATATTACCAAATGGAACAAAGCCAGTGAAGATTGGTTATGTCCCAATGCTGAAAATGACCTCAAGGAGGGCGGAAAATTCAAATACCGAATGGAATCTGAAGATGGAAAAGTAGGTTTTGATTTTGCCGGAACTTACAAAGAGGTCAAAGAAAAAGAGAAACTTACCTATGAACTTGAGGATGGCAGGAATGCAGAAGTAAAATTTTCAGAAGAAGATGGGACCGTAATGATCAAAGAGACTCTGGATACAGAAGATGAGAATCCGGTAGAACAGCAAGAACAAGGTTGGAAATCTATTCTTGAAAGTTTTAAAGCTTATGCTGAAGAGCAATCATAA
- a CDS encoding helix-turn-helix transcriptional regulator, with protein MLKIKEIRENKGVSQDRVVDLTGIPKRSYVNYENGQTDIPISKLQNIASALNVSVSELLGEKIKENKNISILKEEGLKYERTSSITLEKLQQDVRQVNANVVSLNEGITKSLESLANAAMQGLKNDLKLIRWTESVDNKRILKVAEDLETFLNEYQAREH; from the coding sequence ATGTTGAAAATAAAGGAGATCAGAGAAAACAAAGGAGTGTCACAGGATAGAGTGGTGGACCTTACTGGTATTCCAAAAAGATCATACGTAAATTATGAAAATGGTCAAACTGATATTCCAATTTCAAAATTGCAGAATATTGCAAGTGCTCTAAATGTTTCTGTATCTGAATTGTTGGGTGAGAAAATCAAGGAGAATAAAAACATCTCGATTTTAAAAGAAGAAGGCTTAAAGTATGAACGCACTTCATCGATTACATTGGAAAAGCTTCAACAAGATGTTCGACAGGTGAATGCCAATGTTGTTTCTTTAAACGAAGGCATAACTAAAAGTCTGGAAAGTTTGGCGAACGCAGCGATGCAGGGTCTCAAAAATGATCTAAAATTAATTAGGTGGACAGAGAGTGTGGATAACAAACGAATTTTGAAAGTAGCTGAAGATCTAGAAACTTTCTTAAATGAATACCAGGCAAGAGAGCATTAA
- a CDS encoding FAD-binding oxidoreductase — MEKVVKIKSIGQITHDVKQFIVEKPEGYEFTPGHATEISINQEKWKDEKRPFTFTSLNEDDHLEFTIKIYPDHDGVTEQLAKLKEGDELIVRDTWGAIEYKGPGYIIAGGAGITPYISMLRDLKKKDKLEGMNLFFSNKTDKDIILKEELDSMLGENAKYVITDQEDTKHTNAYLNEEFLKSNVSDLSKQFYVCGPPEMTEEINKTLKSMGADTDAVQLDDQ, encoded by the coding sequence ATGGAAAAGGTAGTGAAGATCAAATCGATTGGGCAGATAACGCACGATGTAAAGCAATTTATTGTCGAAAAACCCGAAGGCTATGAGTTTACGCCGGGACATGCCACAGAAATTTCGATCAATCAGGAAAAGTGGAAGGATGAAAAAAGACCTTTTACTTTCACCAGTTTAAATGAAGATGATCATCTCGAGTTTACCATCAAGATCTATCCAGATCATGACGGAGTCACGGAGCAATTAGCTAAACTGAAGGAAGGTGATGAATTGATTGTAAGAGATACCTGGGGTGCAATCGAATATAAAGGTCCCGGATATATCATTGCCGGAGGAGCCGGAATCACACCATATATTTCTATGCTAAGAGATCTTAAGAAGAAAGATAAACTGGAAGGCATGAATTTATTCTTCAGTAATAAGACCGATAAGGATATTATTCTGAAAGAGGAGCTAGATAGTATGTTGGGTGAAAATGCTAAATATGTAATTACAGATCAGGAAGACACAAAGCATACAAATGCTTATTTGAACGAAGAATTTCTTAAAAGCAACGTATCTGATCTAAGTAAACAATTTTATGTGTGCGGACCACCTGAAATGACAGAAGAGATCAATAAAACTTTGAAAAGTATGGGAGCAGATACCGATGCTGTTCAATTGGATGACCAATAG
- a CDS encoding helix-turn-helix domain-containing protein, producing the protein MSKNICPLNATMNLIGTKWKPLVLFHLLDGPERSGILKSRIPEISNKMFTQTVRELEKDLLVLRKVYPVVPPKVEYQLTEKGKSLEHILRELDEWGKQL; encoded by the coding sequence ATGTCTAAGAATATTTGTCCCTTAAATGCGACCATGAACCTTATTGGTACAAAATGGAAACCTTTGGTGCTCTTTCATTTACTGGACGGTCCGGAAAGATCTGGTATTCTGAAATCCAGGATTCCAGAGATCAGTAATAAAATGTTCACGCAAACAGTTCGTGAATTGGAGAAAGACTTACTGGTTTTACGCAAGGTTTACCCGGTCGTTCCTCCCAAAGTTGAATACCAACTTACTGAAAAAGGTAAGTCACTGGAGCATATTCTGCGTGAACTGGATGAATGGGGAAAGCAGCTTTAG